One region of Zingiber officinale cultivar Zhangliang chromosome 7B, Zo_v1.1, whole genome shotgun sequence genomic DNA includes:
- the LOC122004297 gene encoding DNA polymerase delta catalytic subunit-like has protein sequence MLKLNMYDKVESVSCPLELDKSQTIREQEKISFTYEVVFVKSDIRWPSRWDAYLKNNIYEVVLGVLAYIETVRRDNCLLVKNLVNECLHKILIERDIPGAVQYVKNTISDLLMNRVDLSLLVITKGLTKTGSDYNVKSAHVELAEKMRKV, from the exons ATGCTGAAATTGAACATGTATGATAAAGTTGAGTCTGTGAGCTGTCCATTGGAGCTTGACAAGTCTCAGACCATTCGGGAGCAGGAGAAGATTTCTTTTACCTATGAAGTTGTATTTGTTAAAAGTGACATCAGATGGCCATCAAGATGGGATGCATATCtaaagaataatatttatgaagTTGTGCTGGGCGTCCTCGCAT ACATCGAGACAGTCAGAAGAGACAACTGTTTGTTGGTAAAGAATCTGGTAAACGAATGCCTACACAAGATACTAATTGAGCGAGATATTCCTGGCGCAGTTCAATATGTGAAGAACACAATTTCAGATCTTTTAATGAACCGTGTGGATTTGTCTCTTTTGGTTATAACAAAG GGTCTGACCAAAACTGGAAGTGATTATAATGTAAAGTCTGCACATGTTGAGCTTGCTGAAAAGATGCGAAAAGTATAG